A region of the Candidatus Coatesbacteria bacterium genome:
ACCGGAGTCGAGAGCGCGGTCTTCGGCGAGGTCATCAAACGTGACGGGCGCCGGGCGCCCTTCGACGCCGGCAAGATCACCGCCGCCCTGACCAAGGCCGGCCGGGCCACCGGGGAGTACGACGCCGAGACGGCCCGCAGCCTGACCCTGCGAGTGCTCAGCCTGGCCCAGACGATACTCGAGGAGCCCCCCGAGGTCGAGCGGCTGCAGGACGTCGTCGAGGAGGTCCTGCTGGCCTCACCCTTCAAGAGGACGGCCAAGGCCTACATCCTCTACCGCGACCAGCGGGCCCGCATCCGCGAGATGATCTCGCAGAACGACGTCGAGCTGATCGACGGCTATCTGGAGAAGCTGGACTGGCGGGTGCGCGAGAACAGCAACATGGCCTACTCCCTGCAGGGTTTGAACAACTTCCTGGCCAGCGAGATCTCGAAGACCTACTGGCTGAACAAGATCTATCCGGCCGAGATCCGCGAGGCCCACTCGAGCGGCGATCTGCACATCCACGACCTGAGCCAGCTCAGCGTCTACTGCGTCGGCTGGAGTCTGCAGGACCTGCTGCGCGAGGGCTTCAAGGGCGTTCCGGGCAAGGCGGCCAGCGCCCCGGCCCGGCACCTGCGCTCGGCCCTGGGCCAGGTGGTCAACTTCTTCTACACCCTCCAGGGCGAGGCGGCCGGGGCCCAGGCCTTCAGCAACTTCGACACCCTGCTGGCCCCCTTCATCCGCGCCGACGGCCTCGGCTACACCCAGGTCAAGCAGGCCCTGCAGGAGTTCGTCTTCAACCTCAACGTCCCCACCCGGGTCGGCTTCCAGACCCCCTTCACCAACGTGACCCTGGACCTCGAGCCGCCCTCGACCCTGGCCGAGAGCCCGGTGGTGCTGGGCGGCGAGTACACCGAGGACGTCTACGGCGACTTCCAGCAGGAGATGGACCTCTTCAACCGGGCCTTCATCGAGGTCCTGGCCGCCGGCGATGCCAACGGCCGCGTCTTCACCTTCCCCATCCCCACCTACAACATCACCCCGGATTTCGACTGGGACAACCCCAACCTCGAAGGGCTGTGGCAGGCCACGGCGCGCTACGGCATCCCCTACTTCGCCAACTTCGTCAACGCCGACATGAGCCCGGACGACGCCCGCTCGATGTGCTGCCGGCTGCGCCTGGACACCCGCAGCCTGGCCAAGCGCGGCGGGGGGCTGTTCGGCGCCAACCCGCTGACCGGCTCCATCGGCGTGGTGACGGTCAACCTGCCCCGGCTGGGCTTCGTCTCCCGGGACGAGGACGAGTTCTTCGAGCGCCTCGATCACCTGATGGAGCTGGCCCGCACCAGCCTGGAGATCAAGCGCGACGTGCTGGAGTCCTTCACCGACAAGGGGCTCTACCCCTACGCCCGCTTCTACCTGCGCGACGTCAAGCTGCGCTTCGACCGCTACTGGGACAACCACTTCTCGACCATCGGCCTGATCGGAGCCAACGAGGCCTGCCTGAACCTCCTCGGTCTCGATATCGGCACCGAAGAAGGTCAGGCCTTCGGCGGCAGGATCCTCGACCACATGCGGCAGCGGCTGCTGGAGTTCCAGGAGGAGACGGGCCGGCTCTACAACCTCGAAGCCACCCCGGCCGAGGGTACGACCTACCGCCTGGCCGCCCGGGACAAGGCCCGCCACCCCGGGATTCTCTGCGCCAACGAGGAGCAATCGAACAACGACGGAGCCAAACCTTTCTACACCAACTCGACGCAGTTGCCCGTCAACTACACCGACGATATCTTCGAGGCCCTCGAGCTGCAAGACGAGCTCCAGGCCCGCTATACCGGCGGCACGGTCCAGCACGTCTTCCTCGGCGAGGCCGTCGCCGATCCCGAGGCGGTCAAGACTTTCGTCCGCGCCGTCTGCGACAACTACCGCCTGCCCTACTTCACCGTCACCCCCTCCTTCTCCGTCTGCCCCAGCCACGGCTACCTGGGCGGGGAGCACGCCGAGTGCCCGGAGTGCGGCGAGCGCTGCGAGGTCTACTCGCGCTCCGTCGGCTACCTGCGCCCGGTGGACCAGTGGAACGACGCCAAACGCGCCGAGTTCGAGCTGCGCAGCCGCTTCAGCCTGGAGCGCCCCGCCCTCGCCGAGCCCGCTGCGACGGCGGCACCCACTCCGGCGGTCGAGGTCGAAAGCGCCGCCGAGCCCGCCCGCCGCGGCGGCCAACTGACCCTGTCCTTCGTCGAGTAGGGCGACCGATGCCCCCCAACGATCAGCTCCCCAGCCTGGGCGGCTTCCAGCCCTTCACCCTGAGCGACTACCCCGGTCGCCCCGCGGCGATACTCTACACCCGGGGCTGCAACCTGCGCTGCCCCTTCTGCCACAACGGCGGCCTGCTGAAGCAGCCGACGGCCGATAACGAAGACGTCCCCTACAGTCACGTCCTCACCCTGCTGACCGAACGTCGGGGCAAACTGACCGGCGTGGTGATCAGCGGCGGCGAGCCCACCATCCACCCCGACCTGCCCGCGCTCTGCCGGAGGCTCAAAGACCTGGGCTACGCCGTCAAGCTGGACACTAACGGCACCCGGCCGGCCGCGCTGCGCCACCTGCTCGCCGAGAAGCTGCTCGATTTCATCGCCCAGGACATCAAGGGCCCCCTCGAGCGCTACGACGAGTTCTGCGGCCGGTCCGTCGAGCGCGCCGCCGTGCTGGAAAGCATCGACCTCGTCGCCTCCTCCGGCCTGCCCCACCTCTTCCGCACCACCCTGGTCGAGCCCCTGTTGCGTCCCGGCGACCGGGAGCGGATCGCCGCCCTGGCGCCCCCGGGCTCCCGCCACGTCTGGCAGCGCTTCAATCCCGCCCGGGCCCTCGAGCCCCTCCTGCGCGGCTGAACCCCCCGGCGGTGTCACGGTTGTTGCAGGCCGCGGTCTCCCGCCGGAGACCGCGGCGCAACAACACGCGCCACCGCCTCGCACATCGACGACGGGTACTGGACAACCGCGGGGTCGGCGCGGGTTTTTGCGCCGCTGGACCGATCAGGGTCCAGCGGCGATGCAAAAACCGTGCCGACCCGTTTGGGCGGGGTTGAGGCGCGGAAAACCAGCCGCCCCTTGCCAGACCGGCCGGGGCGTTTTATCATTTAACGGGCTCGTTAATAGTAGACTCGTTACAAACTCAAGCGGAGGTCGCCGTGTCGCGTAACCAACAGCTCGTTCGTCAATGGCTGCTGCTCAAGACCCTGGGGCGTTACGGCAAGACCATCAAGGAGCTGGCCGGTGAGCTCGACGTCACCGAGCGGACCATCCGCCGGGACCTCCACGCCGTCGAGGACGCGGGCTTCCCGATTTACGACGAGTTGATCGACGACGACGCCCGGGCCGAACCCGGCGAGAAGCGCTGGCGGTTGATCCCGGAGTACGATCGCCTGCCGCCGATCCCCCTGAGCCGGGACGAGGCCTTCGCCGTGCTGGCGGCGGCCCGGGCTCTGGGCCATCTCGAGGACACCCCCATCGGCGAGGCCTTCGGCACCCTGGTCGAGAAGCTGCGCCGGGCCATCACCCCGCTGGAGCGGGAGCTGAGCGAGCTTTCCGGTACCTACCTCGACGACGCCGAGATCGAGCGCAGCTACGCCGCCGAGCGGGAGACCATCGAGGCCTTGCTGGCGGCGATCAACAAACGGTGCCTCCTCGACGTCACCTACCATGCGGCCCACACCGACGCCGTCACCGAGCGCACCATCGCCCCCTACTGCTTCTGGCGCTCCGGTGGCGAGCTCTACGTCATCGCCCACTGCTACCTGCGCGGCGAGGCGCGCAGCTTTCGGGTGGACCGCTTCCGCGCAGTGGCCGTCAGTGCCGCGGAGCGCGAGTGGCCGGCGGATTTCGATCCCGTCGACTTCATCCGCTACAGCTTCGGTCCCTGGGTCGGCGAACCCAAGGAGGTCGTGCTGCGCTTCACCGGCGGCAGCGCCGATTACGTCGAGGGGCTGCAGGTCCACCAGACCCAACGCCAGCGACGGCGCGACGACGGCTCCCTCGAGCTGGGCCTGCGTGTGGCCCCCTCGATCAACCTGGCCCAGTGGCTGGCCGGTTTCGGCGGCGACGTGCTCGTCGAGAAACCCAGCGAGCTGCGCCGCTGGGTCGCCGAACTACACGCCGGCGGGCTGGAGGTCAACGGGTTCGACGGTTAGCCGGGCTGCGGCGCGGGCGGGGGTCGGCGCTGACCGCTTCCAGCCCGTCAGTCCAGCCATCCTGCACACAGGGCCGGGGAGAACCCCGGCCCTGTGCGGTATCAGCTACGGCGGCCTAGAAGTAGTAGGCGTAACCGGCGAAGAAGCTCAATCCGGCGAAGCCCTGACCCTCCTCGGCGAAGATGTGGTGCAGTCTGACGCCCACCTCGGCCAGGCTGTGCGGCGGGAAGGGGAACTCGGCGCCGAGCTCGGCCACGGCGGCGAAGTTGGCGGCGTCGTAGGTGTAGCTGAAGGTATCGTCGCCGGGGTCGGAGAGGCCCAGGCTGGTCTGGCGGAGCTGGAAGGCCGGACCGGCGCTGACGAAGGGGCTGATCCAGTTGTCCGGGAGGAAGCTGACCCGGGGACAGACGCCGAAAGTCAGCAGGGTGGCGGTCTCGTCTTCGCCCAGGGCGCCGCCGTCCTTGGGCAGGATGTAGGTGAAGTCGAAGAAGCCGAAGAGCTCGAGATCGCCGGGCTCGAAGCGATAGCAGACCCGCAGACCGCCCTGGATGCCCATATCGAAATAGGCCGAGCCGCCGGCGTGGCTCCAGTAACCGGCCTCGGCCGAAAGGCCGAATCCGGTCAGGGGACGGATCTTGCGGGCCTCGACACCGCTCGCCAGCAGCAGCGCGAGCATCACGATAACCAGAAAACGTTTGCGCAAGGGCCACCTGCCAAGGCTGCGGCTCACCGTCGGGTTAAGTGAATGTTCGCAGGCAGTATAGCAATGGAAACGCAACAGTGTCAATGCGACGCGCCGACGGGAGTTGAGCCCTCGGGGGCGTAACGCCCCGCGACGAGGCGGATGACCACACGCCGTCGCCCGGCGTCGTCCACCCCGCTCGGGCCGTCAAGCCGCGCCGAAGGGGCCTCCCGGGCCGACGGAGGTTTCCGGCATCCAACCGGCCGATCGTCGACCACAGTTAGAGCAAGAAACGTGCCAACGGCGGACCGTGGCGCGGATTTGAATCCCGCCCGCCTTCGCCGGATGACT
Encoded here:
- a CDS encoding WYL domain-containing protein produces the protein MSRNQQLVRQWLLLKTLGRYGKTIKELAGELDVTERTIRRDLHAVEDAGFPIYDELIDDDARAEPGEKRWRLIPEYDRLPPIPLSRDEAFAVLAAARALGHLEDTPIGEAFGTLVEKLRRAITPLERELSELSGTYLDDAEIERSYAAERETIEALLAAINKRCLLDVTYHAAHTDAVTERTIAPYCFWRSGGELYVIAHCYLRGEARSFRVDRFRAVAVSAAEREWPADFDPVDFIRYSFGPWVGEPKEVVLRFTGGSADYVEGLQVHQTQRQRRRDDGSLELGLRVAPSINLAQWLAGFGGDVLVEKPSELRRWVAELHAGGLEVNGFDG
- a CDS encoding anaerobic ribonucleoside-triphosphate reductase activating protein, translated to MPPNDQLPSLGGFQPFTLSDYPGRPAAILYTRGCNLRCPFCHNGGLLKQPTADNEDVPYSHVLTLLTERRGKLTGVVISGGEPTIHPDLPALCRRLKDLGYAVKLDTNGTRPAALRHLLAEKLLDFIAQDIKGPLERYDEFCGRSVERAAVLESIDLVASSGLPHLFRTTLVEPLLRPGDRERIAALAPPGSRHVWQRFNPARALEPLLRG
- a CDS encoding ribonucleoside triphosphate reductase, encoding MPTTEGTGVESAVFGEVIKRDGRRAPFDAGKITAALTKAGRATGEYDAETARSLTLRVLSLAQTILEEPPEVERLQDVVEEVLLASPFKRTAKAYILYRDQRARIREMISQNDVELIDGYLEKLDWRVRENSNMAYSLQGLNNFLASEISKTYWLNKIYPAEIREAHSSGDLHIHDLSQLSVYCVGWSLQDLLREGFKGVPGKAASAPARHLRSALGQVVNFFYTLQGEAAGAQAFSNFDTLLAPFIRADGLGYTQVKQALQEFVFNLNVPTRVGFQTPFTNVTLDLEPPSTLAESPVVLGGEYTEDVYGDFQQEMDLFNRAFIEVLAAGDANGRVFTFPIPTYNITPDFDWDNPNLEGLWQATARYGIPYFANFVNADMSPDDARSMCCRLRLDTRSLAKRGGGLFGANPLTGSIGVVTVNLPRLGFVSRDEDEFFERLDHLMELARTSLEIKRDVLESFTDKGLYPYARFYLRDVKLRFDRYWDNHFSTIGLIGANEACLNLLGLDIGTEEGQAFGGRILDHMRQRLLEFQEETGRLYNLEATPAEGTTYRLAARDKARHPGILCANEEQSNNDGAKPFYTNSTQLPVNYTDDIFEALELQDELQARYTGGTVQHVFLGEAVADPEAVKTFVRAVCDNYRLPYFTVTPSFSVCPSHGYLGGEHAECPECGERCEVYSRSVGYLRPVDQWNDAKRAEFELRSRFSLERPALAEPAATAAPTPAVEVESAAEPARRGGQLTLSFVE